From a region of the Streptomyces sp. NBC_01454 genome:
- a CDS encoding RNA polymerase sigma factor, giving the protein MPESSERGGPGRTPPETPAEPLLMYGTDGGSAATVPDLSAASAAITLEVAPVQSQTLADAQAAEEPVKDQAAQPPTVPQQAEPPAAEMIVEEIIPEPAPRPEAGSPSSDLFRQYLREIGRIPLLTAVEEVELARRVEAGLFAEEKLTSTPDLSSRLAVDLDRLVVLGRMAKRRLIEANLRLVVSVAKRYVGRGLTMLDLVQEGNLGLIRAVEKFDYARGYKFSTYATWWIRQAMSRALADQARTIRVPVHVVELINRVVRVQRRMLQERGHEPTPEEVAAHLDLTGERVSEVLRLAQEPVSLHAPVGEEEDVALGDLIEDGDAASPVESAAFLLLREHLDAVLSTLGERERKVVQLRYGLADGRPRTLEEIGRIFGVTRERIRQIESKTLNKLRDHAFADQLRGYLD; this is encoded by the coding sequence GTGCCTGAGTCCTCGGAGCGCGGCGGGCCCGGACGCACCCCACCCGAAACCCCCGCGGAACCGCTCTTGATGTACGGGACGGACGGCGGCTCGGCCGCAACCGTGCCCGACCTTTCTGCCGCCTCAGCAGCGATCACCCTGGAGGTCGCCCCCGTGCAGAGCCAGACCCTCGCCGACGCGCAGGCCGCCGAAGAACCGGTCAAGGATCAGGCCGCGCAGCCGCCCACCGTGCCGCAGCAGGCCGAACCCCCCGCCGCCGAGATGATCGTCGAGGAGATCATCCCGGAGCCGGCGCCGCGCCCCGAGGCCGGCAGCCCGTCCTCCGACCTCTTCCGCCAGTACCTCCGCGAGATCGGCCGGATCCCGCTGCTCACCGCCGTCGAGGAGGTCGAACTCGCCCGCCGCGTCGAGGCCGGTCTCTTCGCCGAGGAAAAGCTCACCAGCACCCCCGACCTCTCCTCCCGGCTCGCCGTCGACCTCGACCGGCTGGTGGTCCTGGGCCGGATGGCCAAGCGCCGCCTGATCGAGGCCAACCTGCGCCTGGTGGTCTCCGTCGCCAAGCGCTACGTCGGCCGCGGGCTGACCATGCTCGACCTCGTCCAGGAGGGAAACCTCGGGCTGATCCGCGCCGTGGAGAAGTTCGACTACGCCCGCGGCTACAAGTTCTCCACGTACGCCACCTGGTGGATCCGCCAGGCGATGTCCCGCGCCCTGGCCGACCAGGCCCGCACCATCCGCGTCCCGGTCCACGTCGTCGAACTGATCAACCGCGTCGTACGGGTCCAGCGCCGGATGCTCCAGGAACGCGGCCACGAGCCCACCCCCGAGGAGGTCGCCGCCCATCTCGACCTGACCGGGGAACGCGTCAGCGAAGTCCTCCGGCTCGCCCAGGAGCCGGTCTCGCTGCACGCCCCCGTCGGCGAGGAGGAGGACGTCGCCCTCGGCGACCTCATCGAGGACGGCGACGCCGCCTCACCCGTCGAATCCGCCGCGTTCCTGCTGCTCCGCGAGCACCTCGACGCGGTCCTGTCCACCCTCGGCGAGCGCGAGCGCAAGGTCGTCCAGCTCCGCTACGGCCTCGCCGACGGACGCCCCCGCACCCTGGAGGAGATCGGCCGGATCTTCGGCGTCACCCGCGAACGCATACGGCAGATCGAGTCCAAGACGCTGAACAAGCTCCGCGACCACGCGTTCGCCGACCAGCTCCGCGGCTACCTGGACTGA
- a CDS encoding YtxH domain-containing protein: MRYRLTFIAGLATGYVLGARAGRERYEQLRKAAQRVTQNPAVRNTAESAALTGRDAASKAFGTVSAKVGERMPQAVSDRVRSLREPRGSDQDDWGTSNT, encoded by the coding sequence ATGCGCTACCGGCTCACGTTCATCGCGGGACTGGCCACCGGGTACGTGCTCGGCGCACGAGCCGGCCGGGAACGGTATGAGCAGCTCCGCAAGGCCGCCCAGCGGGTCACCCAGAATCCGGCGGTCCGGAACACCGCCGAGTCTGCGGCGCTGACCGGGCGCGACGCGGCGTCGAAGGCCTTCGGGACGGTGTCGGCCAAGGTCGGGGAGCGGATGCCGCAGGCCGTCAGCGACCGGGTCCGCTCGCTGCGCGAGCCGCGCGGCTCCGACCAGGACGACTGGGGTACGAGCAATACCTGA
- a CDS encoding FGGY family carbohydrate kinase, producing the protein MGIVAGLDSSSESTRIVVCDADTGAVIRQGYAPHPVEKGPEVDPQAWLISLGEAAGSGLLEGVQAIGVSAQPHGLVPLDIEGNLVRPALVGNDKRAQSAAADLIDSLGGRSAWAQAVGAVPQATHPVTKMRWLARTEPAHAARIAEIMQPQDWLAWQLLGRPARRTTDRGGASATGFWSTATATYRPDLVELALGHQMRLPEVLSPSGTAGFTPEGLLISAGTGETMAAAFGLGVGDGDAVVSLGASGSVFGIHHKALADPTGTITSFADATGRHLPVVHTNNAVRVLRGAAELLGTDLEGLSELALKSSPGAYGMVLLPYLEGERTPHLPHTAGSLHGMRRESMKPEHLARAAVEGMLCGLADALDVLRGRGVAVRRVFLLGAAADLGAVQTAAPGLFGVPVVVPQPGDYAALGAARQAAWAWGVAHGTLTPAPGAETGPGGGAAWVDPPQWPAAASQVFEPGEELPVGRAVRQQYMAVRDEAYPGAFQREA; encoded by the coding sequence ATGGGGATAGTCGCCGGATTGGACAGTTCGTCCGAAAGCACACGGATCGTGGTCTGCGATGCGGACACAGGTGCCGTGATCAGGCAGGGCTATGCGCCGCACCCTGTCGAGAAGGGGCCCGAGGTCGATCCGCAGGCATGGCTGATTTCCCTGGGTGAGGCGGCCGGCAGCGGGCTGCTCGAAGGGGTGCAGGCGATCGGTGTCTCGGCGCAGCCGCACGGCCTGGTGCCGCTGGACATCGAGGGCAACCTCGTCCGGCCCGCGCTGGTGGGCAACGACAAGCGAGCGCAGAGCGCGGCGGCGGATCTGATCGACTCGCTCGGCGGGCGCAGCGCCTGGGCGCAGGCCGTCGGCGCGGTGCCGCAGGCGACCCATCCGGTGACGAAGATGCGCTGGCTGGCACGTACGGAGCCGGCGCACGCGGCCCGGATCGCGGAGATCATGCAGCCGCAGGACTGGCTGGCGTGGCAGCTGCTGGGGCGCCCCGCCCGGCGTACCACGGACCGCGGAGGGGCCTCGGCGACCGGGTTCTGGTCGACGGCGACCGCGACCTACCGGCCGGATCTGGTGGAGCTGGCGCTGGGCCATCAGATGCGGCTGCCGGAGGTGCTGAGCCCGTCGGGGACGGCCGGGTTCACCCCGGAGGGGCTGCTGATCTCGGCCGGTACGGGCGAGACGATGGCGGCGGCCTTCGGGCTCGGCGTCGGGGACGGCGACGCCGTGGTGTCGCTGGGCGCCTCGGGGTCGGTGTTCGGGATCCATCACAAGGCGCTGGCCGACCCGACGGGGACGATCACCTCTTTCGCGGACGCGACCGGCCGGCATCTGCCGGTGGTGCACACCAACAATGCGGTGCGGGTGCTGCGCGGTGCGGCGGAGCTGCTGGGGACGGACCTGGAAGGGCTGTCCGAGCTGGCGCTGAAGTCGTCACCCGGTGCGTACGGCATGGTGCTGCTGCCGTATCTGGAGGGCGAACGGACGCCGCATCTGCCGCACACCGCGGGGTCGTTGCACGGCATGCGGCGGGAGAGCATGAAGCCGGAGCATCTGGCGCGGGCGGCCGTGGAGGGCATGCTCTGCGGGCTCGCGGACGCGCTGGACGTGCTGCGGGGGCGGGGGGTGGCGGTGCGCCGGGTGTTCCTGCTGGGTGCGGCGGCGGATCTGGGTGCGGTGCAGACGGCGGCTCCGGGGCTGTTCGGGGTGCCGGTGGTGGTGCCGCAGCCGGGTGACTACGCGGCGCTGGGTGCGGCGCGGCAGGCGGCCTGGGCGTGGGGAGTGGCACACGGCACGCTCACCCCGGCGCCCGGCGCGGAGACCGGGCCGGGCGGCGGGGCCGCCTGGGTCGATCCGCCGCAGTGGCCGGCCGCGGCGAGCCAGGTCTTCGAGCCGGGTGAGGAGCTGCCGGTGGGCCGGGCCGTGCGCCAGCAGTACATGGCGGTGCGGGACGAGGCCTATCCGGGGGCGTTCCAGCGGGAGGCGTGA